GGACGCGTCCGACCGCCCCCATGCCGTGGAGCAGGGAATGCCATGCACAAGGAGCCAGAGGGAAAAGGGGAGGCCGAAGACCGCATCTGGGGGGTGAACCCGGTGCTGGAGCTGCTGCGGCTGCAGCCGGCCCGGGTGATCGAGGTCACCGTCCTCAGACGGCGACCAGACGCCCGCATCGCCGAGATCATCGGCCTGTGCCGCCAGCACGGGGTGAAGCTCCGGCAGGGGACAGGGCGGCCGGGGCTTGACCGCCAGGAGGCCCACCAGGGGGTGGTGGCGGCAGTCAGCCCCTTTGCCTACCTCCCCCTGGACGACCTCCTGGCCCAGGTGGCCGGACGGCCGGAGGCGGTGCTCGTGCTCCTGGACGGCATCGAGGACCCCCGCAACCTGGGGGCCGTCATCCGGGCGGCAGCGGCAGCGGGCGCCGACGGCCTCATCCTGACCAAGGATCGGGCGGCGCCCCTGTCGGCTGCCGCGGTGAAGGCCTCCGCCGGCCTGGCGGCCCGGCTGCCGGTGTGCCGGGTCACCAACCTCGGCCAGGCCATGACCCGCCTCAAAGAGGCCGGCTTCTGGCTGCACGGCACCGCGGCCGACGCACCGGCCTCCTTGTACCAGACCGACCTGGCCGGCCGGATCGGCCTGGTGGTGGGGAGTGAGGGCCGGGGCATCCGGCCCGGTGTCCGCCGCCATCTCGACGGCCTGGTGGCTATTCCCATGGCAGCCGGGGTCGAGTCCCTGAACGTTGCGGTGGCCGCCGCGGTGGTGCTGTTCGAGATCCGCCGCCGCCACCTGGCCGCAGCTACCGCCGCTTCCTGCCCTCGGTCTTGCCCATAAGAGACGCTGCCAGCTTCTCCCCCAGGGTGCCCAGCCTGGGGCCGGCCTCCCGGCGGATCTCCGAGAGGGTTGCCTGGTAGTCCGCCTCCTCCCGGGCCTTGACCTTGACCTCGTCCTCGGCCAGGGACAGGGCGATCCGCCGGGAATCTCCATCCACCCCCTTGATGCGCACCCGCACCTCCTGGCCCTCCTGCACCACCTCCCGGGGATGGTTGATCCGGCGGCCCTGGCCCATCTCCGAGATATGCACCAGGCCATCCACCCCGGGGGCCAGGGTGACGAAGGCGCCGAAGGCGGTGAGCCGGGCCACCACACCGTCGTGCCACGAGCCCTCGGCAAAGCCCTGGGCTGCGGTGAGCCAGGGATCCTCGGCCAGCTGTTTGAGGCTGAAGGTGAAGCGGTTGGCCTCCCAGTCCAGCTTGAGGATCCTGACCTCCACCTCCTGGCCTTCGGCGAGCACCGAGGCAACAGCGGCCCGCCGGTCCCAGGAGAGCTCCGAGGCGGGAATCAGGCCCTCGATGCCGGCCACCTCCACAAACACCCCGAAGGGCCGGCTGCCGGTCACCCGGCCGCGCACGGTCATCCCTTCCTCAAGGGTCTGCCGGGCCTCCTGGCGCTGCCGCTCCCGCTCCGCCTCCAGGATTGGACGCCGGGAGAGGACGATGTTGCGCCCCCCCTCGCCGTAGTTGGTGATCATGAAGGCCAGGCGCTGGCCCAGGTAGGCGGCAGGCTCACCCACCCGGCGCAGGTCCATCTGGGAGAAGGGGCAGAAGGCCCGGCGGCCGCCAGCCACCTGCACGGAGAAGCCACCCTTGACCTCGCCGGTCACCGTGCCCTCCACCGGGATGCCGGTCTGCCAGGCCTGCTCCAGCTCGGCCGCCGATG
This genomic stretch from Thermodesulfobacteriota bacterium harbors:
- the rpsA gene encoding 30S ribosomal protein S1 codes for the protein MQDDKEHPQEDEGSFADLFAQEGLAPPSLTPGQKVEARVTSIGQESVFIDVGAKSEGVIPRRELEDETGTLTVMVGDPVRAFFLGRDSQGLVFTTGVGSGAASAAELEQAWQTGIPVEGTVTGEVKGGFSVQVAGGRRAFCPFSQMDLRRVGEPAAYLGQRLAFMITNYGEGGRNIVLSRRPILEAERERQRQEARQTLEEGMTVRGRVTGSRPFGVFVEVAGIEGLIPASELSWDRRAAVASVLAEGQEVEVRILKLDWEANRFTFSLKQLAEDPWLTAAQGFAEGSWHDGVVARLTAFGAFVTLAPGVDGLVHISEMGQGRRINHPREVVQEGQEVRVRIKGVDGDSRRIALSLAEDEVKVKAREEADYQATLSEIRREAGPRLGTLGEKLAASLMGKTEGRKRR
- the rlmB gene encoding 23S rRNA (guanosine(2251)-2'-O)-methyltransferase RlmB, translated to MHKEPEGKGEAEDRIWGVNPVLELLRLQPARVIEVTVLRRRPDARIAEIIGLCRQHGVKLRQGTGRPGLDRQEAHQGVVAAVSPFAYLPLDDLLAQVAGRPEAVLVLLDGIEDPRNLGAVIRAAAAAGADGLILTKDRAAPLSAAAVKASAGLAARLPVCRVTNLGQAMTRLKEAGFWLHGTAADAPASLYQTDLAGRIGLVVGSEGRGIRPGVRRHLDGLVAIPMAAGVESLNVAVAAAVVLFEIRRRHLAAATAASCPRSCP